DNA sequence from the Sulfurimonas sp. HSL3-7 genome:
TATCATAATGGATGTGATGATCGTCCTGGCTGCCGGTATCGCTTTTGCAAGTATCGAGTACGCCCTGTTAAGCTTGATGAGCGTCTATGCAACAGGACGAAGTCTGGACATGCTGATCTCGGGAAGGCCCTCGAAAAAAGTGGTCCATATCTTTTCAAAAAATGTCAGCCTCCTGCGTCACAATATCATTGAAAAGCTCGGAAGTGAAGACGTTGTGATGGAAGGGGTTGGATTCAATACGGGAGAGACCCGTAAAATTTTGATGCTTGTAGCCGAGAACAATACGATCCGTGTTTTGCGTAAAATCGTAAAAGAACATGATCAAGAAGGTTTTTTGGTGGTGATTGAAGCCTCGGAGCTTCATTAGAAAACCTGTCAATCATACAGCACGACCGTCGTATGATCTTTTGCTTTGTCGTGTATCGAGAAGCGGGTTTCGGCTCGCCCTACAGGGTGATCTTATACCCGATTTTAGAGTGACAGGTAATAAAATCTTTCGGCAGCTTTTGTCGAAGCCTGAACATCAATGAACGCAAAGCCCCCTCCCCCACAAGTTCACCGTCCCAGACAAAATCCTCGATCCGTTCCACCGTAACAATTTTGCCGAGATTTTTCATCAGAAGCTTGAGGAGTTTATTTTCTTTATCTTTTAATTTGAACGTTGCGCCGTTGAAAAGCAAAACAGAATTTTCATTATCATAAATATATCCGTGACGCAGTGTAATAAAACGTTCACTGGCCTGTTGCTCAACGGCGAGCTTATTCTGCAGGGAGATATTTTCTGACTTGACATCGGTAATTTCAGAAGAGAGTTTTTGATTTTCGGAAAATGTTTTCAGGGCAATTTCAACAGCTGTTTTCAATTCGATCTCTTTAAACGGCTTGAGAATATAACCGTAGGGCTTGATATTGATCGCCCTTTCAATCGTCTTGTTTTTGTCGTTAGCCGTTAAAAAGACGATGGGGGCGGAGAGGGTGCCTGAGATTGCTTCTGCAACGGCAATGCCGTCTTCTCTATCCTGGAGGGTGATATCCATCAGGATTAGATCGGGGTTTTTCGTCTTGGCTAGATGAAGCGCCCTCTCCCCGTTGGCAGCGATCCCCACCACATCGTAATCAAAATGGATAAGTGTCTCTTTAATGTTCAAAGCAATGATACTTTCATCTTCGACAATTAAAATTTTTCTTTTCAAGCCTTTCCTTTTTGTTTCGGAATGAATGTAATAGCGCATTTGAAACCGTTTTCTGAGTCGGTCTCGATCTCGCCGTTTAACTGACATTCGGTAATCGTATTAATCAGCTGGCATCCGAGTGATGTGGAGGTGCTGACTTTGTCACGGTTGATCCCGATGCCGTTGTCGTTGACACCGAACACAATCGATCCTTCTGCCCCGTTTTTAATAAAAATATCAATTACACCGGTATCAGTATTTATAAAGGCGTGTTTGATAGCGTTTAAAAACAGCTCATGCACGATTAGGGCGACGAGAACTGCATAATCCATTGACAAAAAGAGATCATCCGCCTCCAGACATACCGATATCTTTTTATTTTGAGCATACAGATCGATCATCGCCGATGAGAGCTGTTCGAGATGCGATCGCATGTTGATAGTTGCCAGGTCGCTGTTTTGGTAGAGCATTTCATGGACAAGAGCGATAGCGTAGATACGGCTTTGGCTTTTAGAGAGGGCATCTTTTACTTCCGAATTCGTCTCTCTTCGGCTCTGCATCTGAAGGAGTGAAGAGATCACTTCCAGATTGTTTTTGACGCGATGGTGTATCTCTTTGATAAGAACTTCTTTATCCTGAAGCGAGTTTTTCAACGCCATATTCTGCGCGGTAATAATTCTTCGTCTCTCTTTCTGCTCGGTTATATCCCGACCGAAGGCACAGATGAACTCTTTTTCACCGTTACGAAAGTAGTTCGTTGAGACGGAAACCGGCAAGGTACTGCCGTCTTTTCTCGTCTGCCTGCTCTCAAAACAGATAAACTGTTTCTGCTTGATCTGCTCTAAAAATTTTTCCGTATTTTTATTGTAATCGGAATCGATATCGCTTAGTTTCATCTGTAACAGCTCTTCTTTGCTGTACCCCAACATTTTACAAGCCGCATCGTTGACGTAAAAGAAACGGGTGTCAAAGGTAAACCAATAAATCGCATCGGCACTGTTATCGAGGGCAAAGTTAAAAAGTTGAAGATTCTCTTTCTCTTTTTGCTGATATTTGGAAAGTTTGACCAGGGCATCTTCCGCGACCAGGGCCGTCCGTCTGAGAAGTACATAGAGAAAAAGTGCACTGAGAACAAAAAAGACAACCCCGAGTAAAAACGGCAGTCCGAAATTGTCATTTCCAGAATGAACCAGATTCATCGAGAGCCTGTCTACGATAGCAACGCCGAGCACCCCGGCAACAGCGAATCCCAATGCCTGAAGTTTGACCCGATTTTCATTTGATATTTTTAGGAGTGCGCTCTCTCGTCTGGGTATCAACAATCTTCCTCTCATTTTTAATCAATTTGTACACTTACATTGCATTATTTTACCTTATACGAAGCGTCAATCGTCAATTTTACGCTATTTAACGCCGAATTGTCCCATTACGCTTTAGATGCGATTTTTATGCGATTTTTTTATTTTATATTTGTTTTGTTCAAAATTTACCAGGAGGTTACATGAAGAAGTTGGCTTTAGGTCTATTATTGGTGACACCTTCCATCTTTGCGGTGGAATTAGGGAAAAACTTTGCATTTAAGAATGGAGAGCATGCCTACCAGAAGGTATGTGCCCACTGTCATACACTAAAAACCGCCCCCCATACGATATTTACAAAAATGGATGATCAAGCAGGGATCGAAGCACGGGCGAAGGGGATTATGTACACCGTCAGACATGGAAGTAACGCAATGCCTGCTTTTAGAAAATCAGAGATCGATGATGCGGTATTGAAGGATTTGGCAACAAAACTGGCCGACGGCACAATCACTTTAACAGAAAAATAGGGAGAGAACAGATGATTCGAAGAACATTTCTTCAAGGGTCTGCAGCAGCTGTAGCCGCGATGTGCATCCCTTTATCGGCGGCCGGATTCGGTATCGGTTCGACTAAAAAAAAGATAGCGGTTGTCTCTGAAGCGGCATATGAGACAGGGTACGTCAACGCCGTCTCCACCAAAGTGGATGACGTCGTCGTTCTTGGCTCAGACAGATTGAAAAATCTCCATATCCTGTCGGCTGCAATGAAAGAAAACCGGGGTACCCTGTTCTGTGGTTTGCTAGTGCATAGCGATTTTACACTTTTACACCATGTCGCAGCAGCACATAAGGCAAAGATTGTTTCAGAAGCGGCACACACCCCGTCGCATAACGGAACCAGTCACACAGAAAACTCATTTGCAAGTATCTCCGTAAAAAAAGCATTTGATACATTTTCCTCGATCGCGAACGGCCAATACGGAACGGCGCTTTCATCGTACCACACTCTCGGCCCGCACAACACGCTGTCCGTTGCAAAGCAGATTGACTTTGTTTCCAATCACACAACGAAAAACGCTTTCGTATCGTTTGTAATTAAAGCCTAAAGGAGCATTAAATGAGTAAGAAACTTACGGCATTACCTGAAACCGTTTCTCTTGAAACAATGAATAAAGCAATTGAAGAATTTGTAAAAATCCTGGGTGCCGATAACGTACTGATCGGCGATGAGGAGATAGCCCCTTACAAAAAAATCATGATGGCAGTCAAGATCGAAGATCATATGCCTTCACTGGCGTTGCAGGCCTCGACAAAAGAAGAAGTTATCGCCATTGTCAGGGTATGTAACAAGTACGTCATCCCCGTCTGGACGTTTTCAACCGGTAAAAATATGGGATACGGTACCGCTGCACCGGCAAAGCCCGGAACTGTCATCCTTGATCTTCACAAAATGAATAAGATCATCGAGGTGAATCCCGACCTCTGTTATGCCGTACTTGAACCGGGTGTTACCTACCAGCAACTCTTTGACTACATTCAGGAAAAAGGGTACAAACTATGGCTCTCCTGCCCGGCCCCGAGTGCCATTGCAAGTCCGGTCGGCAATACAATGGACCGGGGTGTCGGTTATACGCCATACGGCGAACACTTCATGATGCAGTGCGGAATGGAGATCGTATTGGCGGACGGTTCATCCTTTAAAACCGGTATGGGCGGCATCAAGAACTCTACCAGTTCATCCGTTTTCAAATGGGGCTACGGACCGTCGCTGGACGGTATCTTTACACAGAGCAACTATGGTATCTGCGTTGAAATGGGAATGTGGCTTATGCCTGAACCGCCGGCATTCAAACCGTTCTGTATTACATTGGACACAGTTGAAGATGTTGAAAAAGTCGTCGAAGTTCTTCGACCGCTTCGTATCGCAAACATTATTCCAAATGCTTTCACGATCGCCAGTACGCTTTATGAAGCAGCAGGTGTTGTCAGCCGTTCCGACTATGTTGACGGAAACCGTTCCATCACGGAAGAGGAGATCGAAAAGATCAAAAAAGACACAGGAATGGGTACGTGGAACGTTTATGCGGCCTTGTACGGCACCGAAGAAGCGAATGAGTTGAACTGGAAAATCATCCAGTCGGTCATCAATGCCAACTTTAAAAACCATAAATTCCTGACATCCAAAGAGATGGGTGATGACCCGATATTCAAATATCGTGCCGACTTGATGCGCGGCTATATGACACTCCAGGAGTTTGGCCTCTATAACTGGAGAGGCGGCGGCGGAAGTATGTGGTTTGCCCCGGTATCGCCGGCGGAAGGAAAACACACCCTTAACCAATCGGCACTGGCTAAAAAGATTATGAATAAATACGGCTTCGATTATGTCGCCGAGTTTATCGTCGGTTGGCGGGACATGCACCATATTATCGACCTGCTCTATAACCGAAATGATCCAGAAGAGATGCAGCGCGCACATGACTGTTACGCTGAATTGGTAGATGCATTTGCGCAACAGGGTTACGGTGTATATCGGACAAGCAGTGGATTTATGGATCTGGTTGCTGAAACGTATGGTCCTGAAATTCACAATGTATTTCAAAAGATAAAGCGGGCACTCGATCCTAAAGGGATTTTGGCGCCGGGTAAATCGGGCATCTATTGATGGCTGCGCGTTATCGCGTAATAGCAGCGGCGCTGGTAAGGAGCACCGCTCAATAAGTAACGGATTACCCGAAAAAAGATACTATACCCAAAAATTACAACAACGTTGTCAGAAAGAGAACAATGCCAACACGCAGTGACCGCTGGGAAGTTATCTACCGGACAACAGATACGAGAAAGGTCGGTTGGTATCAAGCGGTTCTGGAAATATTGTGTACACTTCTTCAGTACATTATGGCCGCACCGAAACATTCATTCATCACATCGGATGCGGCGCCGACCACCTACTTGAAAAAGGGTTCGGTGACATCACCCTGATCGATATATCTGTCGCAGCACTCCACATTATCAAAGAGCGCCTGAAGGAGAGAGGCCCTCTGCATTGATCATGACCAGAAGCTTCTTCATTCCCCGGATCAGCATAAATCCCTATATCGTATTGACCTAAACTCAGGTTGTATTTATTGACAGAGCATAAGATTGAAAAATGAAAGGAAGTTATAACAGAGGGGCTAAAGCTGTGAATAATGACTATTCTGAGAAATTAGATCGTTTGAGACATGTGAACATGAAACATTGCTCTGCAGAAATAAAGTTTATTGATGTCAAAAAGTTTTGGCAAAGTGGCAAATATTCATTCCCAGGTTAAACCTGGGAATGGCTAGCAGATGCGATCAGAATGATCAGCGGTTTTTACCGCCTCCCATACCTTGTCCCTGACCCATGCCTTGACCTTGACCCATACCTGGGCCTTGTCCCTTGTTTTGATACTTGCGTACACGGTTCTCCGGCGGATAGGTCTGAAACTTTTTCAGCTGATCCTGTGTCATTGTCTTTTCACGGATCTTTAGCTCATTATGCAACTGGGTACGCTCCTGCTCAGTGGTCAACGTACCGCGCATATTCAACAGTTCATCCGTACTTTTTGACGAAAAATCAGCCGCGTAGACCGCAGCGCCCAGTAACAATGTACTTAAAACGATAGAGAACTTTTTCATGGTCAACTCCTTGAATGGTGTACAATAATCATACTACAAAAATGTATAAATAGTATTACGTCCGAGAATATCGGGCCGAAATCAGATGGAAATATACCTTACTGTTTTGAATTTTTACCCTTTTTAACCTCGGCAGAACCGAATTACAGATAATACTTAAGAAATATTCTCCCCTATCAATACCATAGCTTATTAAGACATAGCGTTCTATAGTGATTATATAACTTTGCTTTATAGGAGGATATCATGGACAGAAGCTATGTATTGTCAGCCTTCGGCTATGCTATCATCGGTTTGCTGCTGGGTATCTATATGGCGGCGTCGCAGGATCACGGGCAGCTGGTCACGCATGCCCACATAATGCTGGTAGGTTTTGTCGTCTCTTTTATCTACGGATTGTGTCACAAGCTCTGGATCTCCGACAGCGGTTCAACACTGGCCAGGGTACAGTTTTATGTCCATCATGCCTCATCAATTTTCCTTGGTATCGGCCTGTTTCTGCTTTATGGCAATTATGTGCTGTTGGAAACAATCGACCCCTATCTGGCGATCGCTTCCATTGCCGTACTGATCGCCTTGATCATGATGACGGTTATCCTGGTACAGTCAAAGGAAAAAACCGTCACTTAAAAGTGCATTTTATTGCTGCAAGGCCAACAGTATTCGATAAAGCTGATGAGCATCCTTGTTTCCCGCAAGCTCTCGTATAGAGTGCATTGCAAAGGTCGGTAGCCCGACATCGATGGTGTCGATGCCGAGTCGTGTCGCCGTGATCGGACCGATTGTAGAGCCGCACCCCATGTCCGAACGGGTCACAAACTCCTGGAGTTTAATATCTTGACTTTCTGCGGCCAGCGAAACCCTTGAGATGGTTCGCGAGTTTGAGGCGTAACGCTGGTTGGCATTGACCTTGACGACAACCCCGTTGTTGATACGCGGCGCATGGTTGTCATCATGTTTGCCTGCATAGTTGGGATGGACCGCATGTGCATTGTCACACGAGATCATGACCGATTTGCGCGTAAGCCGGGTATAACTTTCAAAATCAGCCGTCATACGGCGGAGCACGCTTTCCAGAAAGCTGCCGGCTGCCCCGGAAGTGCTCTCGCTGCCCACCTCTTCATGATCGCTGCAGACCATCAGGTATGGCCGTGAGGGGTGAACGCTGCAGATCGTCAATAAGCTGACATAGCAGCTTAAGAGATTGTCCAGACGTGCAGAGGCGATAAAGTCATCCTGCAGTCCGACAAAGGCGGCTTTTTGCGTATCGTAGAGGCTAAGTTCATGCGAAAGCAGACTTGCAAAGTCATCATATCCTTCATGTTTCAACGCTGCTTTGATCCACTCGCTAAAATCAAACGCACCGCTTGTAATGATAGGGACGATGTCCGTCTGTGCATTGACGGTGCGCTCTTTGTTGGCTTTATCGTCAAGATGAATCGCAAGTGACGGGATAATAGCGATCGCCTTCTGCATATTCACAAGCGCCTCTTTGATTCGACCTGTGGTGTCTTTATAGGCAACACGGCCTGCAATACTGAGGTCACGGTCAAACCACGGGTTCATCAGAAGTCCGCCATAAGGTTCGACGCCCAGCTGAACTAAACCGTTTTTCTCAATGACCGGTGAAGGTTTCAACTTCAGGTTCGGCGAGTCGGTATGCGCCCCCATCATCACATAATCGTCATCTCCCGGGTAGGTAAAGGCGATGATAGAGGAGTCATTACGTGTCACATAATATTTCTGGCCTTTTACAAGTGCCCACTTCTCTGTCTCTTCCAGTTTGATAAAACCGGCATTCTCACACATCATCGCCATATTGCGCGTCGTATGGAACGGGGTCGGTGAAGCGTCTAAAAAGCCTAAAAGTCCTTCATTGAATTCATCTGTTGTCATCATCTCTGTTTCCCTTAAATCCGATCAATCTACATAATATATTATATATTTTTTTATATCTACGCTTTGTAGACGTATGATCAAATTTTAACGTATTACAGAGCAATCCACTGTAAGAGTCCATGAAATCCTGTTTTTATTTCGGCACTGTTTCAAAATGAGGTAGAGAGCATAAGTGAAAACTGCAATGTTCTGCAGCTTCACAAAGGACGAGATCAGTATACGCAGACACCATAAACTTTTATCGTCTCAATGACATCAGCAAGACCGGATATACTTAACTCCACACTGTCAAAATCTTTGCTTGAATTGAAGCTGTAGTAAGCTTTCCCTGTCCCGTTCAAACCAAGCAGGTCTAAAGTCAGCAGTGAACTGCCGCTCACATCTTCTTGCAGCACCCCGTTTAAATAGGTCTTGATGGTAAGGTTGTCGACTAGATTGACCGTAAGCAAATCCCCCGTGTCTTGCACCACAAATCCGACCGTGCTTCCTCCCGTGTGGACTTCATCTTCATCTTTGACAAGTATAACAGCAGAACCGGCCAATTCAAGCAGTGTCGTAACTTCTGCTGCTGTTTCGGCATCCGCATCAACAAGATCGGCATCACCCTCAATGCTAGGGCACAAAATCCCCAACAGCGTACAAAGCAAACCGCCAGCGCTGCTTTCTACAGATGCCCGATCATTTCCTAAGTTAATAATAGCCTCGGCATTACTACCACAGAGTCCCACCAAATTGGCTGTGTTATCACACACATCTCCCGTGCCGTCACCGTCACTGTCAATCTGGTCGGCATTTGGTACGAGCGGACAGTTGTCCTCACTGTCAACTACCCCGTCATTGTCATTGTCATTATCACAGGCGTCACCGATACCATCCAGGTCACTGTCCTCTTGCAGCGGGTTTGGAATCAGAAGACAGTTGTCGTTACCGTCATCGATCCCGTCGCCATCACTGTCGGTGTTGCTGTCACAGGCGTCCCCTACACCATCACCATCTCCATCTTCCTGACCTGGATTTGCTGTGATTATACAGTTATCATTTACATCGAGAATACCATCGTTATCATCATCAGTATCGCAGCTGTTACCTATGCCGTCTCCGTCACTGTCAGTCTGATCGGGATTGGGAATCAAGACACAGTTATCACTTCCGTCCAGAATACCGTCATTGTCATCATCTGTATCACAGGCATCTCCAGCACCGTCACCGTCGGTATCGGCCTGGTCCGGATTGGACACTAATATACAGTTGTCGGCACTGTCTTCGATACTGTCTCCATCATCATCATTGTCACAGGCATTCCCCGCACCATCACCGTCGGTGTCAGCTTGATCTGGATTGATAGTCACAATACAGTTATCGCTGTTGTCCAGAATTCCATCATTGTCATCATCAGTGTCACAGGCGTCCCCTGCACCGTCACCATCGGTGTCCGCCTGATCCGGGTTTAGTATAAGAAGACAGTTGTCAATTCCATCTTCTATACCGTCATTATCAGTGTCCGTGTTACTGTCACAAGCATCGCCGATGCCGTCATTATCGGTATCAGTCTGATCAGGATTGCTTACGTTCGGGCAGTTGTCGTTCGGGTCCTTAAGTCCGTCACCATCACTGTCTCCGTTGCTGCCAGAGACAAATAATAATGTGTAGGTACTGATTGGGTGCAGACCATTCAAATCTGTTACTTGACGCGTAACGACAGCTCTGTATTCCGTATACGGAAGCATCTCGGCATCAAACGTGAAGTAAATGGTATTTTTGTCATGCATGATCGTACCCCCAACATGCACAGTATTATTGCCTTCCGTTACATAAAATGTTGTATCATTGATCGATGCGGGGTCCAACTCTTTACTGAAAACAATCATAATAGACGCATTAACATCTACGTTTGACATTCCCTGTGTCGGGCTTGTTGAGACGACATATGGCTCGTTACCAAGTCCAGTTCCTCCCAGTAGTCTGTCTTCTGAGTCACATCCTGACAGCACAAATACGGTGCTAAGGATCAGACCCAAAACAATCTCTTTTATATTTTGTACCGAAAAATTCATCGAAATCTCCTTTTACTTTGTCGCTGTGATAATGCTAATATCTACGCGTCTGTTTGCCGCACGACCTTCTTCCGTACTGTTATCTGCGATCGGCTCACTTTCACCTTTGGCGATGATCTCCATCTGCAGCGGGGAGATCCCCTTGATAATCAGAAAATTTCTAACGGAATTTGCACGTTGGTAAGAAAGTTCTAGATTATAGTCTTCCTCCCCAACATCGTCTGTGTGTCCTGTGATGATCAGCCGATCGTTTTCATTAATATTCTTAACGAGTTCCGCAAGCATCGCTTTACCTTGTGGAACCAGTTTTGCCTGATCAAAATCGAAAAGTGCATCCGATGCGAACACAATACGCTCGGCGGGCGGTGGCGGTGTGGTAATGACAATCGGCTCAGCGGCAACTTTCACCTCTTTGATGACCACAACAGGTTCCGGTTCGGGCACTGCTTTTTCTTCGATTCCAAAACGGTATACCAAACCGACAGAAAAGAGGTGGATATCTGCACCGCCGGCAAGCGACTCTTTCATATGATAGTCTTCCCACTCTCCGCGAAGGCCCCATGCCGGAGCAAGGTCATATTGAAAGCCGAGACCGTATTTGAAGCCCAGCTCGTTTTTCGTAAAATCTCCTGCATTCGAATAATCCTCTTTTAACCAAGAGTAAAGCAGCCCGCCCCGCGCTGTCAAAGAGAACGACTCATCATACAGCGGTAGAAGGAAAAGAAGGTCTATATTGACTCCTTGTGGCTTATATGAGCCCTTCGTGGAATTGGTTGTCGATACCGCCTTATAGGTAAATTCACCCAGATTGGCATAACCTCCTTCCACTGCAAAATACTCGTTAAACAGATACCCGCCGAACACCTTGAAACCAAAACTGTTTTCATCGTCGGTGTAAGAGACACAATCCCCGCCGCAAAACCCTTCTTTAATAGTTTCACTGTCAATATCCGCCATTGAGTATCCCAGTCCCAAACCGATATATGGTCCTTCTGTGATACTCTTACAATGCCCGGCGGTCGTCAGGAACCCCAGTAAAACAGTCGTTAGAATAGATGTACTGACTCTTATCACAATTTATTCCTTCTTGTTATAATTAATCTACATTTATAATAATTTATCATAAATCAATCATTTACATTATCAATCGGTATTCCTGATATATAGCTTTATTTGGAACATAAACATAACAAATTGATAACATTTTGATAAACAAACCTAATAATACCACTAGTTCGTAGGATTTTCAGATAACCAATCAATGCGAGGCAATACACTATGCCAGCGGTCAGGGCAAGCTTTAACGCCTGCTACTATATTTAATTGCATATTTTAAAATCAGTGTTCGGGATCACATACTGAACCAAAATGGATCACCAGTCTATTTACATTATGCGCTAATGGAACCTGAAGGTGCAATTAGCGTCTTGTTACGGTAAAATCGTAAACGAATAGGCCGAACCAGCATCCGGTGATGAAGTCGGATAAGCAGTGTTGGCGCCTACGACAATATCCATTCCGCTAATATCTACTGATTTTCCAAAATAACCTCCGGATACGTCGATCTTGGCCATCTGAAGGTAATTATCCGTCCCGTCATTTTGAAAAAGGTAAGCCGAATTTGCATGATGGGCACCGACAATGACATATCCCCCGTCTATGGCCACCGAGATTCCGAACTGGTCATTCCCTCCGGCATCATCGGCGCTGAGCTTGGCTACTTGATTGAAACTGTCGCCGCCGTCGTTTTTAAAGACGTAAGCTGAACCGGCATTTGTTACCCCGTTGGGATCTTCGTACCAGGCACCGACGACCACATAATCCCCGTCAATGTCGATCGAGCGTCCGAACAGGTCCCCCGCTTCCGCGTCGTCGGCATGGATTTTCGCCACTTCGTTGAACGTATCTGCTGCGGAATCCTTTTTGAAGATATAGGCTGATCCGGCATTGTTGATACCTAGGGCATGTTCGTAAAAGGCACCGACGGTAATATACTCCCCGCTGACAGATACGGAATAACCGAAGTAGTCACCAGCTGTGGCATCCGAAGCGGTAAGCTTATCTACCTGCGTATAGTGATCCAGGCCGTCATTTTTAAAGACATAGGCAGCACCCGCACAACATGAACTTCCTACGTATGCATTGTCCGCACCTGCAACAATATAATTGCCGCTTATGTCAACCACCCAACCCAAATGATCATAGACGGCGCCATCATTCGCAACAAGCTTGGCTATCTGCGTGTAGTTGTCCGAAGCGTCTTTTTTGAATACATATAAAGCCCCGCTGTCAAAAGATGCACTGCTATTATTATTGTCTTCGCCCATTGCGCCGACTACCACATAATCCCCCTCAATAGCTACCGAATTACCAAAATAGTCGCCTTCTGCACCATCGTCGGATGTCAATTCGGCAATCCGAATATAATGCCCGTTAATATTTTTTTTATAAACATATGCCGCACCGACATTACCAACACCGCCTACATCCGCAAGCCGAGCACCAACAACAGCATACTCCCCATTAATGGCCACGTCGTATCCAAAATCATCCTCTGTTCTAGGAGTGTCAGCTTCGAGTTCATTAAGTTCAATGACCTGAAAATCGCCATCACTGACCACAACGGTACGGACAGCAGTTGCAATATTGCCTGCTGTATCACCAACCGTGTAGGTAACACTATAGGTTCCGACGATAGAGGTGTCGACATCGTCGCTTGTCTGTATGGATGCCGTAACATCACCGTCGATATTATCATGCGCCGTGGCCCCCGGATCGCTAAAGGTGTCGCCCAGCTGCAGATTTAAAGGATTATCCCCTATAATCGTAACGACGGGAGGTGTTGTATCTGCTGTCGGATCACTGACCACAACGGTACGGACAGCAGTTGTAATATTGCCTGCTGTATCACCAACCGTGTAGTTAACACTATAGGTTCCGACAACAGAGATGTTGACATCGTCGCTTGTCTGTATGGATGCCGTAACATCACCGTCGATATTATCATGCGCCGTGGCCCCCGGATCGCTAAAGGTGTCGCCCAGCTGCAGATTTAAAGGGTTATCCCCTATAATCGTGATGATAGGAAACGTAGTATCAGGTACACCGCCCAGCGATACAAACCTGACAGCATCGGCGCTGGTGCCTCCCGTTTCCACATCACGCACAAGGGTAACATTGCCACTGGTGCCCGCATTGAATGAGAAGGTGCCCAGTAAAACCCAGTCTCCCGAACCCTGATTCTGATCAATCCCTATCGGCGTAGAACCCCCGGCATGATTGACCGTATAGCTGGCGTCTGTATCACGATCATAGACGGTAGAACCGGTATACCATACATAAACCTCATAGTAGTCTGCCTCCGGCAGAACGGGTGTCCAGGTCGCGCTGCTGCCGATGGTTCTGCTGAAAACAGAACTGTCGGCATACTCATCCGGCGCCCCGGACTC
Encoded proteins:
- a CDS encoding thrombospondin type 3 repeat-containing protein codes for the protein MNFSVQNIKEIVLGLILSTVFVLSGCDSEDRLLGGTGLGNEPYVVSTSPTQGMSNVDVNASIMIVFSKELDPASINDTTFYVTEGNNTVHVGGTIMHDKNTIYFTFDAEMLPYTEYRAVVTRQVTDLNGLHPISTYTLLFVSGSNGDSDGDGLKDPNDNCPNVSNPDQTDTDNDGIGDACDSNTDTDNDGIEDGIDNCLLILNPDQADTDGDGAGDACDTDDDNDGILDNSDNCIVTINPDQADTDGDGAGNACDNDDDGDSIEDSADNCILVSNPDQADTDGDGAGDACDTDDDNDGILDGSDNCVLIPNPDQTDSDGDGIGNSCDTDDDNDGILDVNDNCIITANPGQEDGDGDGVGDACDSNTDSDGDGIDDGNDNCLLIPNPLQEDSDLDGIGDACDNDNDNDGVVDSEDNCPLVPNADQIDSDGDGTGDVCDNTANLVGLCGSNAEAIINLGNDRASVESSAGGLLCTLLGILCPSIEGDADLVDADAETAAEVTTLLELAGSAVILVKDEDEVHTGGSTVGFVVQDTGDLLTVNLVDNLTIKTYLNGVLQEDVSGSSLLTLDLLGLNGTGKAYYSFNSSKDFDSVELSISGLADVIETIKVYGVCVY
- a CDS encoding outer membrane beta-barrel protein; this translates as MIRVSTSILTTVLLGFLTTAGHCKSITEGPYIGLGLGYSMADIDSETIKEGFCGGDCVSYTDDENSFGFKVFGGYLFNEYFAVEGGYANLGEFTYKAVSTTNSTKGSYKPQGVNIDLLFLLPLYDESFSLTARGGLLYSWLKEDYSNAGDFTKNELGFKYGLGFQYDLAPAWGLRGEWEDYHMKESLAGGADIHLFSVGLVYRFGIEEKAVPEPEPVVVIKEVKVAAEPIVITTPPPPAERIVFASDALFDFDQAKLVPQGKAMLAELVKNINENDRLIITGHTDDVGEEDYNLELSYQRANSVRNFLIIKGISPLQMEIIAKGESEPIADNSTEEGRAANRRVDISIITATK
- a CDS encoding immunoglobulin-like domain-containing protein, with translation MKRVFFIALFMVKFLYAAEIIVDNHDSGFSTTGSWSESGAPDEYADSSVFSRTIGSSATWTPVLPEADYYEVYVWYTGSTVYDRDTDASYTVNHAGGSTPIGIDQNQGSGDWVLLGTFSFNAGTSGNVTLVRDVETGGTSADAVRFVSQGGVPTNHAPVVNAGSDQTITLPAGASLNGTVTDDGLPAPYTVVWTQVSGPGTVTFSNAAAEDTTVSFSQDGTYVLRLSADDTELQGYDDIEITVNPAAGSGAIIVDNHDSGFSTTGSWSESGAPDEYADSSVFSRTIGSSATWTPVLPEADYYEVYVWYTGSTVYDRDTDASYTVNHAGGSTPIGIDQNQGSGDWVLLGTFSFNAGTSGNVTLVRDVETGGTSADAVRFVSQGGVPTNHAPVVNAGSDQTITLPAGASLNGTVTDDGLPAPYTVVWTQVSGPGTVTFSNAAAEDTTVSFSQDGTYVLRLSADDTELQGYDDIEITVNPAAGSGAIIVDNHDSGFSTTGSWSESGAPDEYADSSVFSRTIGSSATWTPVLPEADYYEVYVWYTGSTVYDRDTDASYTVNHAGGSTPIGIDQNQGSGDWVLLGTFSFNAGTSGNVTLVRDVETGGTSADAVRFVSLGGVPDTTFPIITIIGDNPLNLQLGDTFSDPGATAHDNIDGDVTASIQTSDDVNISVVGTYSVNYTVGDTAGNITTAVRTVVVSDPTADTTPPVVTIIGDNPLNLQLGDTFSDPGATAHDNIDGDVTASIQTSDDVDTSIVGTYSVTYTVGDTAGNIATAVRTVVVSDGDFQVIELNELEADTPRTEDDFGYDVAINGEYAVVGARLADVGGVGNVGAAYVYKKNINGHYIRIAELTSDDGAEGDYFGNSVAIEGDYVVVGAMGEDNNNSSASFDSGALYVFKKDASDNYTQIAKLVANDGAVYDHLGWVVDISGNYIVAGADNAYVGSSCCAGAAYVFKNDGLDHYTQVDKLTASDATAGDYFGYSVSVSGEYITVGAFYEHALGINNAGSAYIFKKDSAADTFNEVAKIHADDAEAGDLFGRSIDIDGDYVVVGAWYEDPNGVTNAGSAYVFKNDGGDSFNQVAKLSADDAGGNDQFGISVAIDGGYVIVGAHHANSAYLFQNDGTDNYLQMAKIDVSGGYFGKSVDISGMDIVVGANTAYPTSSPDAGSAYSFTILP